AACTTATGGTGTTGATGCGCGTCCTATTCTGAAGCCTTATCTTGATAAAGCTGGAATAACGCAAGGGCAAAAAATAAGTAGTCAGAGCCTTGTACTAATAGTAGCATCTTGGCTATCGAAAATTATTTATTCTGAGATGCCTCTTGGTGAAACGGATGAATCAGAGCGATGGCTGGTTGACTCAGGTCTTTATGCTGCTATCGCTGGAGGCAGTTTCGGTCGCGAGGCTGTTGCGTGAACGTTTACGTTGAAACCAACTTTGTTTTGGAACTCGTTTTTCAGCAAGAGCAGCTTGTCAGTTGTGAGCAAATTCTGCAACTAAGTGAAGCTGGACGTATTAAGCTGGCTATACCAGCATACAGTCTAGCTGAACCACACGAGAAATTGAGTCGTCAAGCAAAGAGTCGTAGAGAGATCCAGCAAGTACTCGACACTGAGTTACGGCAGCTTGCACGCACTGCATCTTACACAACTCGCATCAATAGCATTCAAGATATTGCAAATCTGCTGGTTCAGAGCAACAAGGATGAAAGTCAACGCTTTGTGCAGTATAGAGATCGACTTTTGAAGAATACGGAAATAATTCCACTAACTGCTGATATTCTTACTAAAGCAGCAATATACGAAGATCCTTACGATTTGAAACCACAAGATGCTCTTGTTTATGCATCAGTCATTTCCCATCTTCGTCAGGATCAACCAACAGTTGCGTGTTTCCTCAATCGAAACTCGATCTTATTTTGATAGTCCTGATATTGTGAATGAACTGAGCAAATTTAATTGCAGGATGATACCGCGATTTGATCACGGTTATGACTTCATCCAATCACAACTGTTGTCTTAAGTATAAAGGACTGTTGATTTGCCTAGTGGACATCAATCACGTCAAACATATCTTAAAACTCCTCTTCTTCGCCAATCACTATATAAGGAGTACCGTTTCTA
The DNA window shown above is from Tolypothrix sp. NIES-4075 and carries:
- a CDS encoding PIN domain-containing protein, with translation MNVYVETNFVLELVFQQEQLVSCEQILQLSEAGRIKLAIPAYSLAEPHEKLSRQAKSRREIQQVLDTELRQLARTASYTTRINSIQDIANLLVQSNKDESQRFVQYRDRLLKNTEIIPLTADILTKAAIYEDPYDLKPQDALVYASVISHLRQDQPTVACFLNRNSILF